The DNA region aaatacaaatgAGTCTCTATGCGCTGGTTAGCACAagtgtgaaaatgaaaatgttgatgtaaaataaaatataaaataaaatacgtGCTGTGCATGATTAATAGCAATACTGTGATAGATATActgattatttaaaatgtacaaaacAAATGAGAAAGACAAGAACAAAGATTTTTCCAATGTTAACAATGTAAAATCATATACGATCAATCTGCAGGAggaagtaggcctatgttttattaaaaacattatatagtaattaaaaaaacCATGCAAAAGCCGGATTCCAACAGACAGTTTTAATACAACAGGCTATTCGTCGGCAATAATTTAATAGGAAAACGTGTCTGTCATAACcatcataatatttatttccatcaaaatatcaaaaattaCAATTACTTAATGAAGGGCCAAGATAATGATGTAGGATGAGCAGCTTAAAAAACAAGTTGAAGATGTTTAAATTTACCAGTccataatatttgttttaactcTGCTACACCGCACTGATTTAAGTTTAAATATCGGCGTTTAAAATGTGTGCAAGACAAAAGCGTCATTTCTTAATGCTGCTAAAAAACCTGAAATACAACCAAGTTAAATTAAatggtttacaaaataatatggtTCGGTACTTAATGAAATGTCAAAATAATGATGTATAGGACGAACAGCTTAAAAGACTTGTTGAAGATGTTCAAATTTACCAGTTTATCTTAACTCTGCTCACCGAGGCTATAACTGATCAcaaagtttttgatcaaaattATAGTACTAGAAAAAGTGGTGTAGATTtcatttcacaaaaacaacaacaatattATTGATCAATGATCCTCTCGAGTGTACCACCTGCGAAACAATGTATGTTGGATCACTTATATAATGTAGAATCATGAAGCTAAAGGTCTGGTGATAGATTAGAAAGACAGATAGATTGTATGGTAGGTTGTATTAAGAGtttccaccaatcaaatcatgGTAAATGCAATTAGTCTGTGATTTCCTTGGTGAAAGTCTTGATTATAAAAACCtacaataatttttaatttaagtattGACTTGACTGGGCGTCTACACCGTTGGAGAtaccaactttaaaaaaatattgtacaaaACACTGTATAGCAAGTTCCACCTAGAAGGAGGTTTGGTAAAAGAGATGTTATACGGTACTGTATCACTAAGAAACATGACTGCGAAGAGGTAAATACACTTAGGCCTAAGTACAATTAATACGATATTTTCGATTAGCGTAAAATGTCTTGGCTCCTTTTTTGTTATTAGTATTCATTAGGAAAATATACTTGTGCATTAAACTAAAATGCCGCATTGTATATAATTTGAATATGATGTGTTGCGACAAATTATTGCGTAAAAATGTTACCGTATTAAATTATTGAAGAtgcattttttaataaaacattcacAAGGTTAACATTAACCAATAAGGCTTCCGTTTGTCCTGAGATTAATTGAATTTcagtaatgttttaaaatatttttgattgAGATGTttattagaataaaataaataatataatacatgtagttaggcctatattgaagTCAGAAATGTAATGTAATGCCTTTGTAAAtcatatacatttaaatatataagAAAAGAATAGGCGCTACATTCTCAATGTATAGGTTCGAATTCTTTGTAATGATCCTCGCAAATGTTGAccgttttaaaaattgtaactACTGAGATATACATTGATGAATAATGGACGGAAATTGGCAACAACATATTATTCCATAATAACATATGCCGGTCCTTAATTGTTTGGCAACGGAGGTGCTAAACACAACCATTgtgattatttaaaaacatattgaaAAGCGCCGATGGTAATTATCTATCGAAACGGTTCCCACGTGTTTATTATCTTGTTCAATACCAACAAAACTCATTTACAATGAAACTTTGCGACCGTGAGtctttattacaaaaacaagtCCATTACCCTATAGATGGctacagtcgcgtgctcaaattagtgtttactgaccgaccgaccaaccaaccaaccaaccgactgaccgaccgaccaaccgaccgaaattgctgaaaatgtttaaaaatgttgaaaatatttaaaaacatttatatttttttaatttacacgtgcgtagtcTTTTGACGTACTACTcgataacgtaatttcgagttgaaaagtgaatcaaatatgatattaagaaggttgtaaaacagaaatccgGCAAAAACAGTGCatattaacatttaacgcgcagtgcgcgtgtataaaatatgcgcactcaaggcaattttttaaacgcttaaaattgcctgaaacgtaaacttatttcatcgaaaataaattttgaaaattttaagcgcgcgtacgcgtTACATGCGCcatgtaattgtattgccatgatgatttatgccctgaaatttatgagtaccaaattgtatttaattgtgattcatgcttttgaagatatgattacaaacgtgatttcgttaaatcgtgcgtagaccgcgtaattgttgattgcgcaccgtgaaaacataaccacatcgattcctggccataaagAATATActttgaaaaattgacttagagcTAGATGAAACTAATATCAAAACAAGGCCATattcaagttagtgtttaccgaccgaccgaccgacatagtgagctgtagagtcgcgttgcacgcgactaaaaagagaTTTTTTGTAAAACTGAAGAAGAATGAATTACTGAATATAGTTATTTTGGACTAGGCTCTACTGTACTTTGTGACTTACTCTACCAATGTAAATTCACTCTTCACTGCTGCTCTACCGGATCGATTAATAATGATTACACGGCGGAGAAGATGTGGTTTTGCAATCTATTTTTCAAGTTTctctattttgttttacttaGTTCCTAAAGAACATTAATCGGAAATGTTTTTTATCTactttaaaaaatcattaaaaaacataaaacttaTTCTacatgtaaataaaaattattttatatcatcaCAAAAAAGAACGTCGTAAgtgttatattattgttttaatgcTACTTAACTGTAGATGCAGATTTTAGCCTCATCATCTACTTATCACTTAATATCAACATCATCTAAACATCATAATCAGCATGTTGTTTCAGTACATTGTGTTAATCTTTGTTATTTCCCTATTAATTTAATTGTCAGATTGACATAATATTATGCTACAACCAGTAGAGCATCACGGACGACTAGTGCTTGATCATCTGCACGTTTTATTTGTAAGTATATAGGTCTAaacaaattcattcattcaatcttttatttcggaatctctggtccatagaaagtaaaaattacatgtaaatgaaataaaataaacaagattaattactactactcatctcaggatggcattccacatggagagcatcttcgacttaactaagacgttgcttataatcgttgagactAAAACATTTTCGCTTGCATTTAGTCTACCCATCAGGCCATATATTGATTTTCTaaacaattcataaaaagaaGGCGTAAACATAAGGCTGGCACTGCAATGTCGAGACATTTGTAGCAACATTCTTAAACCATTATTGTAGCATACCTGGCTGGAGAGATCGCAAGGTACCCTGATTATAGTTGCACCATAACGtagcacaatacatatttacCCAATTATGatctaaataaaacacattttacatTGATAGAACACAACATTTTCTGACCAAGGAGTTGGCTCGGATACAAAAAGATCTGTTGTTGTCATTAACGTTtaaagtataaattaaaatttgaattaaCTTAATTTAGTTactctaataaacgtccattaAACGTTATTCAATCTCCCTGCTCTATaagcatttaaattatttattattactgttgtTGAACAGTTTTTCATTGACCTTTGTGGTTCTGTGGTTGTATCTCTATGGCGTGCCAAGCTGTCATTTTTCGAGAAATAGCGATATCTTATGTAGCCCATGGAAACATTATTCAGGAAAAATTCTACTTAGGCCTATGATGTTATTATTCATTCTTTGTAGATTGCAGAGAAGCTGAAGCAAGTCCGCTGACATGGCCCGAGTAATAGAAACACTACATCCCGCCTTCATAATTATTGGTATAATTGGAATTTTGGGAAACACACTTGTCTTATACGTCTTAAGAAGCGTACGATCTCTACAAACCAATACTAACGTACTTATcctcaatcaatcaataattgaTCTATGCACATGCGTAGTATTTTTAATGTACTATATGAGTTCTCCATTAGTATTTGATAACACATCAACCACCACAAGCATCTTTTGCTTCTTTTGGGAGTCTGGTTATATGTACTGGTCTTTGTCATTTGCGTCGACAGCAAATTTAATATGCTTAAACCTTCAACGGTATGTTTCCGTTTTGCATTcgataaaatacaaaaacagttTTACTGTGAAAAAAGCGCGTATAGTTCTCGCTGTACCTTGGCTTTACggattcatatttttattatattatggcCTTTCGAATGAAGTGAATGAAAAAAAGGTTTGTGTACCAATTCGCTCAGCCACTGCTTCAAAGATATGGGGAATAGCTGTATTTATTTCTCAATGCGCGATTCCAATAATCTGTATATCTATCGTATATATAAGAATTGTTCTATTTCTACGATGTCACCGTGTTGTGTCTCGTTCTAACATAGGAATCGGAAATACAAACGGCATTGGAATGGCGGCATCCAAAAGGCGCGCGAATGTTGTAAAAACACTTTTTCTCATATGTGGCTGTTACTGTATATGTTGGACTCCAAACCAACTGtactatctatatataaatatcgGCGAAATTGAAGACTATAAAAAAAGTACATTTTTCCAAGTAACCCTTATTCTTGTTAATTTTAATGCCTGTATCAATCCTATAATTTATACGTGTAATTACAGCCAATTCAAACAAGGCCTTGCAAAATCATTTAAGAAATCGTGCTGTTTTGGTAGTAATGTTAATGATAATCCAGCGAATGCAAACAGTGCGATGGCAAGAAACGATAACAACCCAATTTCAACAATATTCCATTGAGCTAGCTGTAAAGGGGAAAATACATAACGTTTGCTTTCCCTGCCGCAGACTAATAATTGTGCATGTGATATTTATTAGTGAAACATCTGGATCTCTGTTTAGTATTAAGAATATTCTTTTTGATGATCCAATATATTGTGTCGATGAACCAGCGAAAGCTCAAGTATAAAACGTAAGTTTACGATGTTAttcaaatataggcctattggatCATCAAAAAGAATATTTAGGCCTATCGatgtttattaattatgtttgcCCGTGTAATAGATCAGTTAGCaaagaaactaaaaaaacaatagtTACCCAGccttaaaaacattttcattcaAATATTATAGGTCTATCCCGAGAAAGAGAATTGTTGACATTTGACATCGTGAGGcttttaggcctatagtaataTTATTGTCGTTGTTAAGCTGTTCAGATAGATGTTCAGTAACATCATATATTGGAGTCGAGCTTTTTAGAgttgaataaaataaagttttgcaAGGTT from Antedon mediterranea chromosome 2, ecAntMedi1.1, whole genome shotgun sequence includes:
- the LOC140039290 gene encoding galanin receptor type 2-like, translated to MARVIETLHPAFIIIGIIGILGNTLVLYVLRSVRSLQTNTNVLILNQSIIDLCTCVVFLMYYMSSPLVFDNTSTTTSIFCFFWESGYMYWSLSFASTANLICLNLQRYVSVLHSIKYKNSFTVKKARIVLAVPWLYGFIFLLYYGLSNEVNEKKVCVPIRSATASKIWGIAVFISQCAIPIICISIVYIRIVLFLRCHRVVSRSNIGIGNTNGIGMAASKRRANVVKTLFLICGCYCICWTPNQLYYLYINIGEIEDYKKSTFFQVTLILVNFNACINPIIYTCNYSQFKQGLAKSFKKSCCFGSNVNDNPANANSAMARNDNNPISTIFH